The Ranitomeya imitator isolate aRanImi1 chromosome 3, aRanImi1.pri, whole genome shotgun sequence genome has a window encoding:
- the LOC138671597 gene encoding olfactory receptor class A-like protein 1, with protein MDLRHLKAFIFILITVIGIPTNLYIVLKFVLVRHIEKKLLPTNVILIVLALANLLIIFSRVVPQSLHAIGLEDLMDDSNCKFFGYTYRVSRAMSICTTSLLSCHQCILIAPTTKFWVYLKQKVSQNIFVIILSILLMNLILYRTSFMYANARRNFTSPYTLHLVYCDTDFQTYVSYIANGIVFASIDFLFVALMALASFYIVFVLLRHVRTVKGIRSSDNIQTDSIEHKASRAVILLVLCYVIFLGLDNAMWIYTLTLSNVKTDTNDARVVLACAYSALSPVIIILTNPKLQQQLVFRFWPKIQIQQAFSTSLVYVNNVSK; from the coding sequence ATGGACCTACGTCATCTAAAAGCCTTCATTTTCATCCTCATTACAGTGATTGGTATCCCGACAAATCTTTATATTGTCTTAAAATTTGTCCTTGTCAGACATATAGAAAAGAAATTACTGCCTACAAATGTAATTCTGATTGTCTTGGCTTTAGCAAATCTTTTAATTATTTTCTCTCGTGTCGTCCCTCAATCTCTACATGCCATAGGATTAGAGGACTTAATGGATGATTCAAACTGCAAATTCTTTGGATACACCTACAGAGTGAGCAGAGCAATGTCCATTTGCACAACCAGTTTGCTTAGCTGTCATCAATGCATCCTCATTGCTCCAACTACCAAATTTTGGGTATATTTGAAGCAAAAAGTGTCCCAAAATATATTTGTAATCATTCTTTCAATTCTATTGATGAATCTTATATTATACCGCACCAGTTTTATGTATGCCAATGCAAGAAGGAATTTTACTTCGCCATATACTCTTCATTTGGTGTACTGTGACACAGATTTTCAGACATACGTCTCTTACATTGCCAATGGCATAGTTTTTGCATCAATAGATTTCCTTTTTGTTGCATTGATGGCTCTAGCTAGTTTTTATATTGTGTTTGTGCTACTGAGACATGTAAGAACAGTGAAAGGCATTAGAAGCTCGGATAACATCCAGACTGATTCCATTGAGCACAAAGCTTCTAGAGCTGTTATTCTGCTGGTTCTCTGCTACGTCATATTCCTTGGACTGGATAACGCTATGTGGATTTATACACTGACATTGTCCAATGTAAAAACAGACACGAATGATGCCAGGGTTGTGCTAGCATGTGCTTATTCTGCACTAAGCCCCGTTATCATTATTTTAACAAATCCAAAATTACAACAGCAATTGGTATTTCGATTTTGGCCAAAGATTCAAATTCAGCAAGCATTTTCAACTAGTTTGGTCTATGTGAACAATGTTAGTAAATAG